One part of the Vibrio cyclitrophicus genome encodes these proteins:
- a CDS encoding gluconokinase, which produces MAGSSVIVMGVSACGKSTVGEHLAKRLGRKFIDGDDLHPRANIQKMASGQPLNDDDRIPWLERVSDAAYSLESKNEHGIIVCSALKKKYRDQIRKGNNNITFLFLDGDIDLILQRMRQRQGHFMKENMIKSQFETLERPDSEPDTVVISINGDINSVVDCAAIVLSMTDEAIA; this is translated from the coding sequence ATGGCTGGTAGTAGTGTCATCGTCATGGGAGTCAGTGCTTGCGGGAAAAGCACAGTAGGCGAGCATTTAGCAAAAAGACTTGGACGTAAGTTTATTGATGGTGACGACTTGCATCCTCGAGCAAACATTCAAAAAATGGCATCAGGCCAACCTCTTAACGATGATGATCGTATTCCATGGCTGGAACGCGTCAGCGATGCGGCTTATAGCTTAGAAAGTAAAAACGAACACGGTATTATTGTGTGTTCTGCGTTGAAGAAAAAATACCGGGACCAAATTCGTAAAGGTAATAACAACATCACTTTTCTCTTCCTCGATGGGGATATCGACCTAATTTTACAGCGTATGCGTCAGCGCCAAGGTCACTTCATGAAAGAAAACATGATTAAAAGCCAGTTCGAAACGTTAGAAAGACCTGACAGTGAACCCGACACTGTGGTGATTAGCATTAACGGCGATATTAATAGTGTCGTTGATTGCGCTGCAATTGTCCTTTCTATGACCGACGAGGCAATCGCATGA
- the edd gene encoding phosphogluconate dehydratase, with product MTHPIIQAVTQRLLARSQMARQEFLHRTQQQANAGKGGTGLSCGNLAHAVAASCSDEKRSILDLTKSNVALVSSYNDMLSAHKPYQHYPDQIKKALAKLGHTAQVAGCVPAMCDGVTQGQPGMDMSLFSRDLIAQSTALSLSHNVFDSTLLLGICDKIAPGQLMGALSFAHLPTAFVPAGLMATGISNDEKVHIRQEYAAGKVGKSALLDMECNAYHSAGTCTFYGTANTNQLVFEAMGLMLPGSAFIHPDSALRASLTQYAAIEIASMTPQASNFRPLSDVFTEKSLINGIIALLASGGSTNHSIHMVAVARAAGFILTWQDISDLSDVVPLLARVYPNGPADMNAFQAAGGVPALLRRLDQANLLHRNVTPTFGSFEDQMSIPKLEGEQLTWKVCEQSIDTDVIAGPEQVFQTTGGTRVLSGNLGNAVIKVSAVAEEQRVIEAPAVVFDCQHKVEVAYQRGELNKDCIVVVVNNGPAANGMPELHKLMPILGNIQKQGFKVALVTDGRLSGASGKIPSAIHVSPEAIRGGSIGLIREGDILRLDCASGELNNLNDMQSRQARVFEADANQQTMGRSLFTVMRQSVSSAEQGASFIV from the coding sequence ATGACCCATCCTATAATCCAAGCTGTTACCCAAAGGCTGCTAGCTCGAAGCCAAATGGCTCGCCAAGAGTTTCTACACAGAACTCAACAGCAAGCCAATGCTGGCAAAGGGGGAACAGGGCTCTCCTGTGGCAACTTGGCTCACGCAGTCGCGGCATCTTGTTCAGATGAAAAGCGCTCTATTCTGGATCTCACTAAGTCTAACGTCGCGTTAGTTAGTTCTTATAACGATATGTTAAGTGCGCACAAGCCTTACCAACACTACCCCGACCAAATCAAAAAGGCGTTAGCTAAACTCGGCCATACAGCACAGGTGGCAGGATGCGTACCCGCGATGTGTGATGGTGTGACTCAAGGACAACCAGGAATGGATATGTCTCTGTTCTCAAGAGACTTGATCGCTCAATCTACTGCTTTATCACTTAGCCACAACGTGTTTGATTCAACACTGTTACTTGGAATTTGCGACAAAATCGCCCCAGGGCAGCTAATGGGGGCACTCTCCTTTGCGCACCTACCTACCGCATTTGTTCCCGCAGGATTAATGGCAACGGGCATCAGCAATGATGAGAAAGTACACATCCGCCAAGAATACGCAGCAGGTAAAGTGGGGAAAAGCGCTCTATTGGATATGGAGTGTAACGCTTATCACTCTGCTGGAACCTGTACTTTTTACGGCACAGCCAATACCAATCAGCTGGTATTTGAAGCGATGGGGCTAATGCTACCAGGCTCAGCATTTATTCATCCTGACTCTGCACTTCGAGCGTCACTGACTCAATATGCCGCCATTGAAATCGCTTCAATGACACCGCAAGCTTCAAACTTCCGACCGCTATCTGACGTTTTTACAGAAAAAAGTCTCATCAACGGTATCATAGCCTTACTCGCATCGGGAGGAAGCACAAACCACAGCATTCACATGGTCGCAGTCGCGCGCGCAGCAGGGTTTATTCTGACTTGGCAAGACATCAGCGATCTATCCGATGTGGTCCCTTTACTTGCTAGAGTCTATCCAAACGGACCTGCCGACATGAACGCGTTCCAAGCTGCAGGAGGGGTTCCAGCACTGCTACGTCGATTAGACCAAGCGAATTTACTGCACCGTAATGTCACGCCTACCTTTGGGTCGTTTGAAGATCAAATGAGCATTCCAAAACTTGAAGGTGAACAACTAACTTGGAAGGTGTGCGAACAATCCATAGACACTGACGTTATCGCAGGACCAGAACAAGTCTTTCAGACGACAGGTGGAACGCGAGTACTTTCGGGGAATCTAGGCAACGCGGTGATTAAAGTGTCAGCTGTCGCAGAAGAACAACGTGTGATAGAAGCGCCAGCGGTCGTGTTCGACTGCCAACACAAAGTGGAAGTCGCTTATCAAAGAGGTGAACTCAACAAAGATTGTATCGTTGTCGTGGTTAACAATGGCCCTGCAGCGAACGGTATGCCTGAATTGCACAAGCTCATGCCTATTCTAGGCAACATACAAAAGCAAGGTTTTAAAGTGGCTCTCGTTACTGATGGTCGCCTATCTGGTGCATCAGGAAAGATCCCATCCGCAATTCATGTCTCACCAGAGGCTATTCGAGGCGGATCCATTGGGCTTATTCGCGAAGGCGATATCCTGCGCTTAGATTGTGCGAGTGGCGAACTCAATAACCTCAACGACATGCAGTCTCGTCAAGCGAGAGTGTTTGAGGCAGATGCCAACCAACAAACCATGGGACGCAGCCTATTTACCGTTATGCGCCAAAGCGTTTCGAGTGCAGAACAAGGGGCGAGTTTTATCGTTTAA
- a CDS encoding substrate-binding domain-containing protein: MTEQHKKTRTTLQDVADKVGVTKMTVSRYMRNPDSVAAKTRVKIAAVIEEMGYIENKAPAMLSKSSSKAIGILLPSLSNQIFAAFVQGIETVTKENGYETLLAHFSYDAVEEEEKIASLLSYQVDGLILTESHHTPRTLQMIKNSGVSVVETMELPTNPIDMVVGLDHIDASYHVVKRMIEAGKRSIAYFGARLDARTKLRLQGYDKAMHEAGLEPKHVLTEQHSNFSLAEDLLDRALADYPDLDGVFCTNDDIAIGTLLIAQQRGIQVPQQLSVVGYNALDIGQTIRPKLTSVDTPRYEMGKKSAELLLACLKGEPVTEMIVDMGYRITDGESV; the protein is encoded by the coding sequence ATGACAGAGCAGCACAAGAAAACTCGAACCACACTTCAAGATGTGGCAGACAAAGTAGGCGTCACCAAGATGACCGTCTCTCGTTACATGCGTAATCCCGATTCAGTTGCAGCCAAAACTCGCGTGAAAATTGCTGCGGTTATTGAAGAGATGGGATACATCGAAAACAAAGCGCCAGCCATGCTCTCTAAGTCGTCAAGTAAAGCGATCGGTATCTTGCTCCCTTCTTTATCAAACCAAATCTTTGCCGCGTTTGTTCAAGGTATCGAAACGGTTACTAAAGAGAATGGCTACGAGACGTTGCTCGCTCACTTTAGCTATGATGCTGTTGAAGAAGAGGAAAAAATTGCTTCGCTGCTTTCGTATCAGGTTGATGGGTTGATATTAACGGAAAGCCACCACACCCCCCGCACGTTACAGATGATCAAGAATTCAGGTGTTTCTGTTGTTGAAACGATGGAACTACCAACCAATCCGATCGATATGGTTGTTGGTTTGGACCATATTGATGCTTCTTACCATGTCGTGAAGCGAATGATTGAAGCGGGTAAACGCTCTATTGCTTACTTTGGCGCTCGACTGGATGCGCGAACTAAGCTGCGTTTGCAAGGTTATGACAAAGCGATGCATGAGGCTGGATTAGAGCCTAAGCATGTGTTGACTGAACAGCACTCTAACTTCTCTTTGGCTGAAGATCTGCTTGATCGCGCTCTTGCGGATTACCCAGATCTAGATGGCGTGTTCTGCACCAATGATGACATCGCGATAGGTACCTTGCTCATTGCCCAGCAACGTGGAATCCAAGTGCCGCAACAGCTATCTGTGGTGGGCTACAACGCTTTGGATATTGGCCAAACCATACGCCCAAAACTGACCAGTGTAGATACTCCACGTTATGAGATGGGGAAGAAAAGTGCCGAGCTACTGCTTGCTTGCTTGAAAGGCGAGCCAGTCACGGAAATGATAGTGGATATGGGCTATCGCATCACTGATGGCGAAAGCGTTTAG
- a CDS encoding regulator → MKYREMSKNYIFRELECQMTKEEVAELCFKTVRTVTGWDEGKPIPPECKRLMRMAKGRELSISEDWVQFKMLYDSMELPTGQVVRPQQILAGIALLGIQSELEIKTSTHLLGLARAIADIKSKV, encoded by the coding sequence TTGAAGTATCGCGAAATGAGTAAGAATTACATTTTTCGAGAGTTAGAGTGCCAAATGACGAAGGAAGAGGTCGCTGAATTGTGTTTTAAAACTGTGAGAACAGTCACAGGTTGGGATGAGGGAAAACCAATACCTCCCGAATGCAAACGGCTTATGCGAATGGCTAAAGGTAGAGAACTTAGCATTAGTGAAGATTGGGTGCAGTTCAAAATGCTGTACGACAGTATGGAGCTGCCTACAGGGCAAGTCGTCAGGCCACAGCAAATATTGGCAGGGATTGCGTTGTTGGGGATTCAGTCAGAATTGGAGATCAAGACTTCAACACATTTGTTAGGGCTTGCCAGAGCGATAGCAGATATTAAGAGTAAGGTGTGA
- a CDS encoding type 2 periplasmic-binding domain-containing protein, whose amino-acid sequence MIVQSYAVGGMVTAKANNLMCVPLSVALELKEMLPLRIVELPKDAPNLSLSMFTHQLYDNQDSIQWLIKQTHMCT is encoded by the coding sequence ATGATTGTACAAAGCTATGCGGTCGGTGGCATGGTGACAGCGAAAGCCAATAATTTAATGTGTGTACCTTTGAGTGTGGCGCTAGAACTAAAAGAAATGCTTCCTTTACGTATTGTCGAGTTACCGAAAGATGCTCCTAACTTGTCGTTAAGTATGTTTACCCATCAATTGTATGATAACCAAGACAGCATTCAATGGCTTATTAAACAGACACATATGTGTACTTAA
- a CDS encoding LysR family transcriptional regulator → MDVDINQLHLLVVLERERNLSKAAQKLFMSQSAASHVLAKLRSRFDNPLFIKTRIGMELTPLLESLLPDMQKGLSSIDMAFDRMKPFEPMLDAKTFYIGAIDYFEFYALPKLGKTFEKSAPNVRVAIDILSENMQMERIEQGEIRFDSGG, encoded by the coding sequence ATGGATGTCGATATCAATCAGTTGCATCTTTTAGTCGTGCTAGAGCGTGAAAGGAATTTGTCAAAAGCCGCTCAAAAACTGTTTATGAGTCAATCGGCGGCGAGTCATGTGTTAGCGAAGCTGCGGAGTCGTTTCGATAACCCTTTATTTATAAAAACACGCATAGGGATGGAACTTACGCCTTTACTAGAAAGCTTGTTGCCTGATATGCAAAAAGGTCTTAGCTCGATTGATATGGCGTTTGATCGCATGAAGCCTTTTGAACCGATGCTTGATGCGAAAACGTTCTACATTGGAGCTATTGACTACTTTGAGTTTTATGCGCTACCAAAACTCGGTAAGACCTTTGAAAAAAGCGCGCCGAACGTGCGCGTTGCGATTGATATTTTGTCTGAAAACATGCAGATGGAGCGTATTGAGCAGGGGGAGATTAGATTTGATTCTGGGGGTTGA
- a CDS encoding AAA family ATPase: MITQSLDSLMSSTASQNLSFSLKGLLKGHVGMLIAAPNVGKSHLALCIAMEHASSMSLLGMSATEKPAKTLVISSEDSAGVIQSRMKEKLANCTTSIKSELKNNLHFLTDIEPIVIPPDSSLQEQAEQKQYLEQLKQTFSEFNLVIVDTVTESIGRCEEVKHDRLIKNVFQSLASESGASLLLVHHVNKDEIRGNQEITMASGAGLTSIMRLTKCLFTLKKSRESLSIKYLKSNYLPENENQEFSVEVRQGLTINPYVFSLKSKTSKSARSTPCIKKTPKKITLPGTIPEQEEIEERKNLRDVL; the protein is encoded by the coding sequence ATGATAACTCAATCTCTTGATAGTCTGATGTCTTCGACAGCGAGTCAAAACCTGAGTTTTAGTTTAAAAGGTTTGCTCAAAGGGCATGTAGGCATGTTGATTGCTGCGCCTAACGTAGGTAAGTCTCACCTAGCATTGTGTATTGCAATGGAGCACGCTTCTTCAATGTCATTATTAGGGATGAGTGCAACAGAAAAACCAGCAAAAACCTTAGTAATCAGTTCAGAAGATAGTGCGGGAGTCATTCAATCTAGGATGAAAGAAAAGTTAGCTAACTGTACAACAAGCATTAAGTCAGAGTTAAAAAATAATTTACACTTTCTGACAGACATTGAACCGATAGTGATACCACCCGATAGCTCATTACAAGAACAGGCAGAACAAAAACAGTATTTAGAACAGCTCAAGCAAACTTTCTCTGAGTTTAATTTAGTGATAGTTGATACGGTGACGGAATCAATAGGCCGTTGTGAAGAGGTGAAACATGATCGCTTAATTAAGAATGTTTTTCAGAGCCTTGCCAGTGAATCGGGTGCCAGTTTGTTGCTTGTTCATCATGTGAATAAAGATGAGATCCGTGGTAACCAAGAAATTACTATGGCATCAGGTGCTGGCTTAACGTCGATAATGCGCTTAACAAAGTGTTTGTTTACGCTAAAGAAAAGCAGAGAGTCTTTGTCTATTAAGTATCTTAAGAGTAACTATTTACCTGAAAATGAGAATCAAGAGTTCAGCGTTGAAGTGAGACAAGGCCTCACGATTAACCCATACGTATTTAGTTTGAAATCCAAAACGTCTAAGTCAGCTAGATCAACACCATGCATTAAGAAAACTCCTAAAAAAATTACGTTGCCCGGCACAATTCCAGAGCAGGAAGAAATTGAAGAGCGTAAAAATCTCAGGGACGTTTTATAA
- a CDS encoding type II toxin-antitoxin system RelE/ParE family toxin, which produces MKQYKLSSAAQSDLIEIRRYTLERWGKTQWTTYFSELKQSMELLANNQLLGIAFFELGQNYFRFPLKHHVIYYIQKRDHIVIAAVLGKHMSPAKHFS; this is translated from the coding sequence ATGAAGCAATATAAGCTTTCTTCTGCAGCGCAATCGGATCTCATTGAGATTCGTCGCTATACTTTAGAGCGATGGGGGAAAACACAATGGACAACTTACTTCTCAGAGCTAAAGCAATCTATGGAATTACTGGCTAACAACCAGCTACTCGGCATAGCTTTTTTTGAGCTAGGCCAAAACTATTTCCGGTTTCCTTTAAAGCATCATGTGATTTATTACATCCAAAAGCGAGATCACATTGTTATTGCTGCCGTGCTTGGTAAGCACATGTCTCCGGCCAAGCACTTTTCATAA
- a CDS encoding type II toxin-antitoxin system Phd/YefM family antitoxin, whose protein sequence is MQSLTANTAKTKFGGLLMKVQREPIQINKNGSPVAVMMSCEEYEQLEALKLMVIKSRFEQAEADALSDNLVDGNDFMNVLGQGKFDK, encoded by the coding sequence ATGCAATCACTTACTGCTAATACAGCTAAAACCAAATTTGGTGGCTTATTAATGAAGGTTCAACGTGAACCTATACAAATTAATAAAAATGGTTCACCCGTTGCGGTGATGATGTCTTGTGAGGAATACGAACAACTTGAAGCATTGAAATTGATGGTGATAAAATCACGCTTCGAACAAGCTGAAGCTGACGCTCTATCAGATAACCTAGTCGACGGTAATGATTTCATGAACGTACTTGGCCAAGGTAAATTTGATAAATGA
- a CDS encoding integrase gives MIDDFFERYKEKNIERFFKQLLPFGNADNIAIAKEVQRLCNLVSPKYKQEFEEVELLVQRTNTLANQKLNRTLNDVFKSINRNQAVGVHHLPIFLASNLLLTSYDHTRFEQYKALTLLCVTRLAFIGSHQSKIKAICDDVRLFSQGKRENMAAYLPDIHDLDFPSLVDEFQLLVDEENTNPPPSTVVNQLNHYRRPYEASLDHSEGFTRKTTSTEFTKNGQLQTSDVKTLDDDEASSLLEIQQIQPSTKFHHQWQREDESGDATRTLNIVTSKSSNPKSYAAEAMLAQAVKNKIAKKEMAMACDTSVSTNYEIGAVVNFCLTQIEEDTSTKPAQLLLIMLITGNTSAQVKKLKTKRLKPSGLIGFQRTHTLPSQNQRPELCALLNVTDKKYWSPLPKIVTQGLQSLTFTDVTDDDLNDLLKSLNKNYGTHITLTRVSAYLNQKLTHENIDPTIIALLTGAAAQTVPSNYYLGLYSLKLYETYRRYLTFLSKFHGDDALIIFASEPENIKLGSPLHIELRILQWLFKSLITKIKDQRNNLSTEQCHNDVTLYTQLVLALSSGYRPVTGWFGKLSHMHLATGDYWISDKESGIGDNSRVVILSPTAIQVVRYYLEYCEQMIVEHGNSNVELSRRYKQIVDGDEYLFFYQKEGELLPCTPSNYTTMIDDIWPLQPNWARHHIRSTLSQTGVDSTLINAWMGHATNGKRCYHSYSTLSRTQLEKVTDTIEEHLLQIGVETIQWTKLA, from the coding sequence ATGATTGACGACTTTTTCGAACGGTATAAAGAGAAGAATATCGAGCGATTTTTTAAACAATTACTCCCTTTTGGCAATGCTGACAATATTGCAATAGCGAAGGAAGTCCAACGATTATGCAACCTCGTTTCTCCAAAATATAAACAAGAGTTTGAAGAGGTTGAGCTCTTGGTTCAGCGCACCAATACGCTGGCAAATCAAAAGTTGAATAGAACCCTCAACGATGTCTTCAAAAGCATTAATCGAAACCAGGCCGTTGGGGTACACCATCTTCCAATATTTCTTGCCTCGAACCTTCTTTTGACCTCCTATGACCACACTAGGTTTGAGCAATATAAAGCATTAACACTGTTGTGCGTTACTCGTCTAGCTTTCATTGGTTCGCATCAATCTAAGATCAAAGCAATTTGTGATGATGTACGTCTGTTTTCTCAAGGTAAAAGAGAAAATATGGCGGCTTATTTACCGGATATTCATGACCTCGACTTTCCATCGCTTGTTGATGAATTTCAGCTACTTGTCGATGAAGAAAATACCAACCCTCCACCATCAACCGTGGTTAATCAGCTAAACCACTATCGCCGTCCCTATGAAGCCAGCTTGGATCACAGTGAAGGTTTCACACGGAAAACCACATCCACAGAGTTCACAAAGAACGGTCAGCTACAAACCAGTGACGTGAAAACTCTGGATGACGATGAAGCGAGTTCATTGTTGGAAATTCAGCAGATCCAACCATCAACAAAGTTTCATCATCAATGGCAAAGAGAAGATGAATCTGGCGATGCAACGCGCACTCTCAACATCGTCACCTCCAAATCATCGAACCCAAAATCTTATGCTGCCGAGGCAATGCTCGCACAAGCCGTCAAAAATAAAATCGCAAAGAAAGAGATGGCTATGGCTTGCGATACCTCTGTTAGCACTAATTATGAAATTGGAGCGGTAGTAAATTTTTGCCTTACCCAAATAGAAGAAGATACAAGTACCAAACCTGCACAGTTGCTGCTCATTATGCTAATTACGGGTAATACTTCAGCACAAGTAAAAAAACTGAAGACAAAGAGACTAAAGCCCTCAGGTTTAATTGGTTTTCAGCGCACACATACCCTACCTTCCCAAAATCAACGTCCAGAACTCTGTGCCTTGCTAAATGTTACGGATAAGAAGTACTGGTCTCCTCTGCCCAAGATCGTCACACAGGGACTACAGAGTTTAACCTTTACTGATGTAACCGATGACGATCTCAACGACTTACTCAAGAGCCTAAATAAAAATTATGGTACTCACATTACGCTAACTAGAGTTTCAGCCTATTTAAACCAGAAACTGACTCACGAGAATATTGACCCAACAATTATCGCTTTACTAACCGGCGCAGCTGCTCAAACTGTTCCTTCGAATTATTATCTAGGCTTATATAGTCTTAAACTCTATGAGACGTATCGACGATATCTTACGTTTCTTTCTAAATTTCACGGTGATGATGCGTTAATTATTTTTGCCTCTGAGCCGGAAAATATTAAGTTAGGCTCGCCTTTACATATTGAACTCCGGATCCTTCAATGGCTATTTAAGTCGCTCATTACCAAAATAAAGGATCAAAGGAACAATCTGAGCACTGAGCAGTGCCACAATGACGTCACACTCTATACTCAGTTAGTCCTTGCTTTATCCTCGGGCTATCGACCAGTGACAGGCTGGTTTGGCAAACTTAGTCACATGCATCTCGCTACGGGGGATTACTGGATTTCAGATAAAGAGTCCGGCATTGGTGACAACAGTCGAGTGGTGATCTTGAGCCCAACGGCAATTCAAGTTGTGCGCTATTACCTCGAATATTGTGAACAAATGATTGTAGAGCATGGGAATAGCAATGTAGAACTTAGCCGTCGCTACAAGCAGATTGTCGATGGCGATGAGTATCTGTTTTTTTATCAAAAAGAGGGAGAGTTGTTGCCTTGTACGCCGTCGAATTATACCACGATGATAGATGATATTTGGCCTCTACAACCTAACTGGGCACGACATCATATACGATCAACACTGAGTCAAACTGGGGTCGATTCAACCTTAATCAATGCATGGATGGGCCATGCTACAAATGGAAAGCGCTGTTACCACTCCTATAGCACCTTATCGAGGACGCAATTAGAAAAAGTAACAGATACTATTGAAGAGCATTTATTACAAATAGGAGTCGAGACTATACAATGGACCAAATTGGCTTAG